From Streptomyces sp. TLI_235, a single genomic window includes:
- a CDS encoding glyceraldehyde-3-phosphate dehydrogenase (NAD+), which yields MTRIAVNGFGRIGRNTLRALLERDSKLEIVAINDLTAPESLAHLLKYDSALGRLGRPVEIDGTDLVVDGRRIKVLAEREPADLPWAELGVDIVLESTGRFTAADAARAHIKAGAKRVLVSAPSDGADVTLAYGVNTEAYDPAEHVIVSNASCTTNALAPLAAVLDELAGIEHGFMTTVHAYTQEQNLQDGPHRDMRRARAAGVNIVPTTTGAAKAIGLVLPQLDGKLSGDSIRVPVPVGSIVELNTTVSREVTREEVLAAYRAAADGKLKGILDYSDEPLVSGDITGQPASSIFDAALTRVDGKHVKVVAWYDNEWGFSNRVIDTLELLARD from the coding sequence ATGACTCGCATCGCCGTCAACGGATTCGGCCGCATCGGGCGCAACACCCTGCGTGCGCTGCTGGAGCGCGACAGCAAGCTCGAGATCGTCGCCATCAACGACCTCACCGCTCCCGAGTCCCTCGCGCACCTGCTCAAGTACGACAGTGCGCTGGGCCGGCTCGGCCGCCCGGTCGAGATCGACGGCACCGACCTGGTGGTCGACGGCCGCCGGATCAAGGTCCTCGCGGAGCGCGAGCCGGCCGACCTGCCGTGGGCGGAGCTCGGTGTCGACATCGTCCTGGAGTCCACCGGCCGGTTCACCGCGGCGGACGCCGCCCGCGCGCACATCAAGGCCGGTGCCAAGCGCGTCCTGGTGAGCGCCCCCTCCGACGGTGCCGACGTCACGCTGGCCTACGGCGTGAACACCGAGGCCTACGACCCCGCCGAGCACGTCATCGTCTCGAACGCCTCGTGCACCACCAACGCGCTGGCCCCGCTGGCGGCCGTGCTGGACGAGCTGGCCGGCATCGAGCACGGCTTCATGACCACCGTGCACGCCTACACCCAGGAGCAGAACCTCCAGGACGGCCCGCACCGCGACATGCGCCGTGCCCGCGCCGCCGGTGTGAACATCGTGCCCACCACCACCGGTGCCGCCAAGGCGATCGGCCTCGTCCTGCCGCAGCTCGACGGCAAGCTGTCGGGCGACTCGATCCGGGTGCCCGTCCCGGTCGGCTCCATCGTGGAGCTGAACACCACGGTCTCCCGCGAGGTCACCCGCGAGGAGGTGCTCGCCGCCTACCGCGCCGCCGCCGACGGCAAGCTCAAGGGCATCCTCGACTACTCGGACGAGCCGCTGGTCTCCGGCGACATCACGGGCCAGCCCGCCTCGTCGATCTTCGACGCCGCGCTCACCCGCGTGGACGGCAAGCACGTCAAGGTGGTCGCCTGGTACGACAACGAGTGGGGCTTCTCCAACCGGGTGATCGACACCCTGGAGCTGCTCGCCCGCGACTGA
- a CDS encoding regulatory ArsR family protein has translation MRVAEGLVFSVRDLAHMRFAVSPMWEVGPSLRLLRSGVDHPVHRRWVEQVRPRLAAVGLGRLAELVPPSGYVPDFLNPTPVAPSADLAAELDAILATPAERVRRDLDRLRREQHGLGPRAEALYARPEARLAGVAEEIRLYWELALAPYWARIRAVLDADVAHRARQVAERGAAHLLGGLHASVLWDEDTLRLLRRPGALSRPTAGQGLLLIPSVFTGPTPFTRVTPPDPPQLAYPARGIGHLWETAPGAGSEALAAVLGRTRTRLLVELDTPASTTELAHRTGISPAAVSENLSALRDAGLATAHRAGRSVLYARTATADALLTAATG, from the coding sequence GTGCGGGTGGCGGAGGGCCTGGTCTTCTCGGTACGGGATCTGGCGCACATGCGGTTCGCCGTGTCGCCGATGTGGGAGGTCGGGCCGAGCCTTCGGCTGCTGCGCTCGGGGGTGGACCATCCGGTGCACCGGCGCTGGGTGGAGCAGGTGCGGCCCCGGCTGGCGGCCGTGGGCCTGGGGCGGCTCGCCGAGCTGGTCCCGCCGTCGGGCTACGTCCCGGACTTCCTCAACCCGACGCCCGTCGCGCCCTCCGCCGACCTGGCCGCGGAACTCGACGCCATCCTGGCCACCCCGGCGGAGCGGGTCCGCCGGGACCTGGACCGGCTGCGGCGCGAGCAGCACGGGCTCGGCCCGCGCGCCGAGGCGCTGTACGCCCGGCCGGAGGCCCGGCTGGCCGGGGTCGCCGAGGAGATCCGGCTGTACTGGGAGCTGGCGCTGGCCCCGTACTGGGCGCGGATCCGCGCCGTGCTGGACGCCGACGTGGCGCACCGGGCGCGGCAGGTCGCGGAGCGCGGCGCGGCACACCTGCTGGGCGGCCTGCACGCCTCGGTCCTCTGGGACGAGGACACCCTGCGGTTGCTGCGGCGCCCGGGTGCCCTCTCCCGGCCCACGGCCGGGCAGGGGCTGCTGCTGATCCCCTCGGTCTTCACCGGGCCGACTCCGTTCACCCGGGTGACCCCGCCGGACCCGCCGCAACTCGCCTATCCCGCACGGGGGATCGGGCACCTATGGGAGACCGCGCCCGGCGCCGGCAGCGAGGCCCTCGCCGCCGTCCTGGGCCGCACCCGCACCCGTCTGCTGGTCGAGCTGGACACCCCCGCCTCGACCACCGAGCTGGCCCACCGCACGGGTATCTCCCCCGCCGCGGTCTCCGAGAACCTCTCCGCCCTCCGCGACGCCGGGCTGGCCACCGCCCACCGCGCGGGCCGCTCCGTCCTCTACGCCCGCACCGCCACCGCCGACGCCCTCCTCACCGCTGCGACGGGCTGA
- a CDS encoding aryl-alcohol dehydrogenase-like predicted oxidoreductase — protein sequence MTSQTITAAAAGTWTLGDLTVNRLGLGAMRLPQTGAALVPGAVPRDRAQAIAVLRRAVDLGVDHIDTAAFYFSPLRSANELINTALAPYPDGLVITTKVGPGRDLSGHWQKHAGPEQLRGQVEQNLRQLGRDHLDVVNLRIVGTDPIAERFGALAELREAGLVRHLGLSNVTAAHLAEATAIAPVVCVQNPYGIGGPPDQAALLRACGDLGIAFVPFYAIAGAGRQGGATGEEPPEVLAVARRQGASPAQVRIAWTLHRGPHVLAIPGTGDPDHLTANVAAAALRLTADDLAVLDALHRRAD from the coding sequence ATGACCTCACAGACCATCACCGCGGCCGCGGCGGGCACCTGGACCCTCGGCGACCTGACGGTCAACCGCCTCGGCCTCGGCGCCATGCGCCTGCCGCAGACCGGCGCCGCCCTCGTCCCCGGCGCCGTGCCGCGCGACCGCGCGCAGGCGATCGCCGTGCTGCGCCGCGCCGTCGACCTCGGCGTCGACCACATCGACACCGCCGCCTTCTACTTCTCGCCGCTCCGCTCGGCCAACGAGCTGATCAACACCGCCCTGGCGCCCTACCCGGACGGCCTCGTGATCACCACCAAGGTCGGCCCCGGACGCGACCTCTCCGGCCACTGGCAGAAGCACGCCGGCCCGGAACAGCTGCGCGGCCAGGTCGAGCAGAACCTTCGCCAACTCGGCCGCGACCACCTGGACGTGGTGAACCTGCGGATCGTCGGCACCGACCCGATCGCCGAGCGCTTCGGCGCCCTCGCCGAACTCCGCGAGGCCGGGCTCGTCCGCCACCTGGGCCTGTCCAACGTGACCGCCGCCCACCTCGCCGAGGCCACGGCGATCGCGCCGGTGGTCTGCGTGCAGAACCCGTACGGCATCGGCGGCCCGCCCGACCAGGCCGCCCTGCTCCGCGCCTGCGGCGACCTGGGAATCGCCTTCGTCCCCTTCTACGCGATCGCCGGCGCCGGCCGCCAGGGCGGGGCCACCGGCGAGGAGCCGCCGGAGGTCCTGGCCGTGGCCCGTCGGCAGGGCGCGAGCCCCGCCCAGGTGCGGATCGCCTGGACTCTGCACCGCGGACCGCACGTCCTCGCCATCCCCGGCACCGGCGACCCGGACCACCTCACCGCCAACGTGGCCGCGGCGGCCCTGCGCCTCACCGCCGACGACCTGGCCGTCCTCGACGCCCTCCACCGGCGGGCGGACTGA
- a CDS encoding AraC family transcriptional regulator with amidase-like domain — MGRKNHHVAVLVLEGAKPLDVGIPAQVFSNRPSMPYEVRVCGAAPGLVTGGDGLSYHVADGLEAFEQADTVFIPGYREPATTEAPAEVVAALTAAHARGTRLAAISTGAFALAATGLLDGKRATTHWHYSKALAARHPLVRVDENVLFVDEGDVLTSAGAASGIDLCLHLVRRDHGVGLSNHVARRLVAAPYRSGGQAQYVPRSVPEPLGDVFASTREWALAHLAEPLTLEALARNARVSARTFSRRFVEDTGYTPMQWVLRARVDLARELLERTDLGVEQIADRVGLGTGANLRLHFQRILGTSPTEYRHTFSA; from the coding sequence ATGGGCCGGAAGAACCACCATGTCGCCGTGCTGGTGCTGGAGGGGGCGAAGCCGCTCGACGTGGGGATCCCCGCGCAGGTGTTCTCCAACCGTCCGAGCATGCCGTACGAGGTGCGGGTCTGCGGCGCCGCGCCCGGGCTGGTCACCGGCGGGGACGGCCTCTCGTACCACGTGGCGGACGGCCTGGAGGCGTTCGAGCAGGCGGACACGGTCTTCATCCCCGGCTACCGGGAGCCGGCCACCACCGAGGCGCCGGCCGAGGTCGTCGCCGCGCTGACGGCCGCCCACGCACGGGGCACCAGGCTCGCGGCGATCTCGACCGGCGCGTTCGCGCTGGCGGCGACCGGCCTGCTCGACGGCAAACGGGCCACCACCCACTGGCACTACAGCAAGGCACTGGCCGCGCGGCATCCGCTGGTGCGGGTGGACGAGAACGTGCTGTTCGTGGACGAGGGCGACGTGCTCACCTCGGCGGGCGCCGCCTCCGGCATCGACCTCTGCCTGCACCTGGTGCGACGCGACCACGGCGTCGGGCTCTCCAACCACGTGGCGCGCCGGCTGGTGGCGGCGCCGTACCGCAGCGGCGGGCAGGCCCAGTACGTGCCGCGGAGCGTCCCCGAGCCGCTCGGGGACGTGTTCGCCAGCACCCGCGAGTGGGCGCTGGCGCACCTCGCCGAACCGCTGACCCTGGAGGCGCTGGCCCGCAACGCGCGGGTCTCGGCACGGACCTTCTCGCGCCGCTTCGTGGAGGACACCGGCTACACGCCGATGCAGTGGGTGCTGCGGGCCCGCGTCGACCTCGCCCGCGAGCTGCTGGAGCGCACCGACCTGGGGGTGGAGCAGATCGCCGACCGGGTCGGCCTCGGCACCGGCGCCAACCTGCGGCTGCACTTCCAGCGGATCCTCGGTACCTCGCCGACCGAGTACCGGCACACCTTCTCGGCCTGA